The following coding sequences lie in one Peribacillus frigoritolerans genomic window:
- a CDS encoding GntR family transcriptional regulator → MKPKYQVIIDDLKNKILTGEYSVGEQIPTETVMQEMYNVSRHTVRKSILELSNEGFLRSEKGSGTYVSNQYQSKSGGNSKNKTIGVITTYISDYIFPSIIRGIERRLNEDNYSLLLASTNNDVEQEKKALEMMLSFGVDGLIIEPTKSNLYNPNIAYYLLFKEQEVPFIMINAYYEELEVPFFCLDDVQSSYLATKELISKGHTQIGIISKMDDLQGKYRMKGYIKALGEAKLRFQPEQLLSYTTETKLDLYTNLKGFLNENRDVLTAIVCYNDEVGLEVANVCRQLDISIPEQLSIIGQDNSYIAKNANIKLTTLTHPQEQMGHDAADWVIKKLQGKKDLPNETYYQPVLIEGETVKELEIQ, encoded by the coding sequence ATGAAACCAAAGTATCAGGTAATCATTGATGATTTAAAAAATAAAATCCTTACAGGTGAATATAGTGTAGGGGAACAAATTCCTACTGAAACTGTCATGCAAGAAATGTACAACGTTAGCCGACACACTGTACGAAAGTCCATTTTAGAATTATCAAACGAGGGATTCTTAAGAAGTGAAAAAGGATCTGGTACATATGTTAGTAACCAATATCAATCAAAATCTGGTGGCAATTCCAAAAATAAAACCATCGGTGTAATCACGACCTACATTTCTGATTACATTTTCCCTTCTATTATCCGCGGAATTGAAAGAAGATTGAATGAAGATAATTATTCGTTATTATTAGCCAGTACAAATAATGATGTCGAACAAGAAAAAAAAGCCTTGGAAATGATGTTGTCATTTGGCGTGGATGGTTTGATCATTGAACCTACAAAAAGCAATCTATACAATCCCAACATCGCTTACTACCTATTGTTTAAGGAACAAGAGGTTCCATTCATCATGATCAACGCTTATTATGAAGAGTTAGAGGTTCCTTTCTTTTGCCTAGATGATGTGCAGTCAAGCTATCTCGCAACAAAAGAATTGATTTCGAAAGGACACACCCAAATTGGAATCATTTCGAAGATGGATGATTTACAAGGAAAGTATCGAATGAAGGGATATATAAAAGCACTTGGAGAAGCCAAATTACGCTTTCAACCAGAGCAATTGCTTTCGTATACTACAGAAACGAAGCTAGACCTATACACGAACTTGAAAGGGTTCTTAAATGAAAATAGAGACGTGTTGACTGCCATTGTTTGCTATAACGACGAAGTAGGGTTGGAGGTAGCAAATGTATGCAGACAACTTGATATTTCTATTCCCGAACAATTATCGATTATTGGCCAGGACAATTCTTATATTGCGAAAAATGCTAATATCAAACTAACGACATTGACACACCCACAAGAACAAATGGGACATGATGCAGCTGATTGGGTCATTAAGAAATTACAAGGAAAGAAGGATTTACCAAACGAAACCTATTATCAACCAGTGTTAATTGAAGGTGAAACTGTCAAAGAGTTAGAAATACAATAA
- a CDS encoding xylulokinase: protein MQTNILKIKQAITGGETSLGIEFGSTRIKAVLINNRYETIASGSYEWENLLEDGIWTYNLVDIITGLQTAYSEMKEEVERNYGITIRKIGSIGFSAMMHGYMAFDSTGELLVPFRTWRNSTTGVAANELTNQFQFNIPERWSIAHLYQAILNEEKHLPRIDYITTLAGYIHWLLTGNKAIGIGDASGMFPIDESTQDYNEPMVKQFDALIAKKGYPWKLKEILPKVYISGEQAGELTEIGAKILDRSSNLQPGTPICPPEGDAGTGMVATNSVRKRTGNVSVGTSVFAMIVLEKELSKVYPEIDLVTTPNGSPVGMVHANNCSSDLNAWLGLFREFSEAMGQKIDTNKLFEVMLNKALEADPDGGGLLSYGYFSGENITGLEKGRPLFVRSPESQFNLANFMRTHLFTAFGALKIGMGILTKEENVAIDRILAHGGLFKTPLVGQKIIAAAMNTPVSVMSTAGEGGAWGMAILASYMMNKDQKESLEDFLDKKVFEEVYGQEIYPDQVDVKGFEAFIERYRKGLVIEQAAVDNLML from the coding sequence GTGCAAACGAATATATTAAAAATTAAACAAGCGATTACCGGGGGAGAAACTTCACTTGGAATCGAATTTGGATCCACACGTATTAAAGCGGTGTTGATTAATAATCGTTATGAAACAATCGCATCTGGAAGTTATGAGTGGGAGAACCTCTTGGAAGATGGAATTTGGACGTACAACTTAGTGGATATTATCACTGGTTTGCAAACAGCTTATAGTGAAATGAAGGAAGAAGTTGAACGGAATTACGGAATTACAATTCGAAAAATAGGTTCTATTGGATTTTCTGCAATGATGCATGGCTATATGGCTTTTGACAGTACAGGGGAGCTACTTGTTCCGTTTCGAACTTGGCGTAACTCAACAACTGGAGTTGCAGCAAATGAATTAACTAATCAATTTCAATTTAATATCCCTGAACGATGGAGTATTGCTCATCTTTATCAAGCAATATTGAATGAAGAGAAACATTTGCCTCGCATTGATTATATTACGACTTTGGCTGGATACATTCACTGGTTATTGACTGGTAATAAAGCAATTGGCATTGGAGATGCTTCAGGCATGTTCCCAATTGATGAATCAACGCAAGATTACAATGAACCAATGGTCAAGCAGTTTGACGCATTAATTGCGAAAAAAGGTTATCCTTGGAAGCTAAAAGAGATTCTTCCTAAAGTCTACATTTCAGGCGAGCAAGCGGGTGAATTAACCGAAATTGGAGCGAAAATCCTGGATAGATCAAGTAATTTACAACCAGGCACTCCAATTTGCCCACCAGAAGGCGATGCTGGAACTGGAATGGTTGCTACGAATAGTGTGAGGAAACGTACTGGCAACGTCTCAGTGGGAACTTCCGTTTTTGCCATGATTGTACTAGAGAAAGAACTTTCAAAAGTATATCCAGAAATTGATTTGGTAACTACACCAAACGGAAGTCCAGTTGGAATGGTTCACGCGAATAACTGTTCAAGTGATCTCAATGCTTGGCTGGGATTGTTCCGTGAATTTTCTGAGGCAATGGGACAAAAAATTGATACAAATAAATTATTTGAAGTAATGTTGAATAAGGCTTTGGAAGCGGATCCAGATGGTGGCGGTTTGCTTAGCTACGGTTATTTCTCAGGTGAAAATATCACAGGATTAGAAAAAGGGCGACCATTATTTGTCCGCTCGCCTGAGAGTCAATTCAATTTAGCAAACTTTATGCGGACTCACCTTTTTACTGCTTTCGGTGCATTGAAAATCGGAATGGGTATTTTGACAAAAGAAGAAAATGTTGCAATTGATCGTATTTTGGCTCACGGTGGTTTATTTAAAACCCCTCTTGTTGGACAAAAAATTATTGCGGCTGCAATGAATACTCCAGTATCAGTTATGTCAACAGCAGGAGAAGGCGGCGCGTGGGGAATGGCGATTCTTGCATCTTACATGATGAATAAAGATCAAAAAGAAAGTTTAGAAGACTTCCTCGACAAAAAAGTATTCGAAGAGGTTTATGGACAAGAAATTTATCCTGATCAAGTAGATGTTAAAGGATTTGAAGCATTTATTGAAAGATACAGGAAGGGTTTAGTGATTGAGCAGGCTGCTGTAGACAATTTGATGTTATGA